A segment of the Streptomyces sp. ITFR-21 genome:
GCAGTCCGTCCTCGGCGCCATGCTGCTCGCCGCACAGGCCATCACCGACACCGCTACCGCGATGGACCCCGCCGACCACTACCGGCCGGCCCACGAAACCATCCACCGCACCATCCTCGACCTCTACGCCAAGGGCGAGCCCGCCGACCCGATCACCGTCGCCGACGCCCTCACCAAGCGCGGCGAGATCGCCCGCGTCGGCGGCTCCAGCTACCTCTTCCAGCTCGTCAACGCCGTGCCCACCGCGGCCAACGCCGAGTACTACGCCGACATCGTCCACAGCAAAGCCCGGCTGCGCAGACTCATCGAGACCGTGACCCGCATCGCCGCACGCGGCTACGCAGGGGACGGCGACGTAGACGAGATCCTCGACCAGGCCCGTGCCGACTTCGAGGCCGCCACCACAACCACCGCCCGCGGCCCCGGCCACCTCGCCGAATCCCTCCTGAACTGGGACGACTTCTTCAACACCGACTTCGGGTCAGTGCAACTCCTCGTTGGCCGCCTCATGGGCCCCGGCGAGCAGATCGCCATTGTGGGCGACGGCAAAGCCGGCAAGAGCCTGTTCACGCTGGAGTGGCTGTGGCGCATGGCCGCCGGCCGGGCGTTCCTGGGCGACCGCCCCGCCGACCCCGTGCCCGTGCTGTACGTCGACGGCGAGAACGGCCGCGACAAGATCCAGGAGCGGCTGTTCTCCTACGGCGCCGGCCCCGGCCGGATGGGCCTGCTCACCTACGCCAGCTTCCCGCCCATCCGCCCCCTGGACACCCCGGGCGGGGGCGCAGACCTCATGGCCATGGTCCGTGCCACCGGCGCCCGCGTCGTCTGCCTCGACACCGTCTCCCGGTTCATCTCCGGCGAGGAGAACAGCGCGGACACCTGGCTGAGCCTCTACCGCTGCACGCTGCTGCCCCTCAAGCGCGAGGGCATCGCCAGCATCCGCCTGGACCACTTCGGGAAGGACAAGGACCGCGGCGCCCGCGGCAACAGTGCGAAAACGCAGGACGTGGACCACGTCTGGGAGCTGTCCGCGCAGGGCGGCGGAATGCTCTCCCTGCGCCGCACCCACACCCGGACCGGAGTCGGCCCCGGCAGCTTCGCGATGCGACGTGAGGCGAGGCAGGACGGCGACAACTGGATCCCCGGAGCCACCCGGCATGTCCTGTATGAGCCCGACGGGTTCGGCATGGACGACCCTTCCGGCATGGCCGCCGTCCCCGGCACCGTCGAGTACATCGTCGCGCACCTCGACAAGCACACCGTGCCCGAGGAATGGGGCTCCCCCCGCGTGATCAAGGCGTGCGCCGAACTCGGCATCCAGGCCCGCAAATCCAAGATCGAAGAAGCGGTACGAATCCGGAAGAACCGGACCCCCGGAGACCTCCCCCCGCACCTCCCCCCTTCAACTTTCAACCAACCTCCCCCCAATCCGGGGGACCCCCCACCTCTTTCCGCAGGTCAAACATCCCCCGGGGAGGTCGGGGGGAGGTCGGGGGGAGGGTCCCCCCAAGGCACCTCCCCCCGCCCCCCCTCTAAAGAGGGGGGAGGGGCCGAGGACCGGGGGACCCCCACCCCCCTCTGCCTCCTCTGCCGAACCCCCCTCGACCCCACCCGGCACGCCGCCGGATACGACACCCACCACCCCTGCCCCTGAACCGGAGACCCAGTGCCCAAGCCCCGCGTCACCCGCACCTACACCCCCGACCAGCTCGAAGCGATCGGCGTGCCCCACGAACTCCCCGGGCCAACCGGCCCCGAGGTCGCGCAGGTGCCCGTCACCGTCCAGCGCTGGAAGCCCGTCGAGGCCGCCGCGCCCATCGAGGAGCCCACCCCGTGACCGCCGTCCTGTACATGGTGCGCGCCGATCTGGACAAGCCGCACCGCTGCCCAGCTCCGGACCCACCCCCGCCTCACCCGCGCCGCCCACACCCCGCTCACAGCCCCGAGGAGGGCCCCATGACCGCCACCCCCCGCGCCCTCTGCGCCACCCTCCTGCCTACGGTTGGCGACCTCTGGTTCAGCACCAGCCCAGCCGACCGCGAGCAGGCCAAGGCCATCTGCTCCCGCTGCCCTCTGAAGGCCACCTGCGCACAGGCCGGCTTCGCCGAGCCCACCACGCGAGGCGTGTGGGGCGCCCTCGACTCCGGGGACCGCCTCGCCCACCGGGGGCAGACCGGCCTGCCCAACCCCGACGACGAGGGCGACGACGAGGGCGACGACGAGGGCGACGACGAGGGCGACGACGAGGTCTTGGCCCTCCGCCGCAGCTGCGGGACCGAGACCTCGTTCAAGGTGCACCGGCAGCGGGGCGAGTCCTGCCAGCGGTGCGAGACGGCGCACGACGCCCGGGTGCTGGAGCAGCGCCGCGCGGCCCTGGACGCCGCGCACGTGGCCGGCGGGACCGAGGCCGGGGCGCAGACCCACCGCGTCCTCGGCGAGCGCCCGTGTCCTGCCTGCCTGCTGGCGTCGCGGCGGGAGCAGGCCCGGCGGGACGCGAACCGCCGCAGCCGGCGGCTGGGCAGTATGCCGAGCCGCCGGCAGGCAACCACCAGGGCCCCGGACACGGCCGCCCGGGACGCCGCATAACCACCACTCTCCACCACCCCGACCAAGGAGCCCAGATGACCGACACCACCCCGGCCGCCGAGCTGCGCAACGCCGCCGCCCGGCTCCGCGCCCACCTGACCGACCCCCAGCTCACCCCGGGCCCGTGGCTCTCCCTCGACCACGGCGACCGGCTCCTGCGCAACCAGCCCGGCGACGAGGACCGG
Coding sequences within it:
- a CDS encoding DnaB-like helicase N-terminal domain-containing protein; this encodes MENVRHLTPRDTDAGDGGLERVPPQDLDAEQSVLGAMLLAAQAITDTATAMDPADHYRPAHETIHRTILDLYAKGEPADPITVADALTKRGEIARVGGSSYLFQLVNAVPTAANAEYYADIVHSKARLRRLIETVTRIAARGYAGDGDVDEILDQARADFEAATTTTARGPGHLAESLLNWDDFFNTDFGSVQLLVGRLMGPGEQIAIVGDGKAGKSLFTLEWLWRMAAGRAFLGDRPADPVPVLYVDGENGRDKIQERLFSYGAGPGRMGLLTYASFPPIRPLDTPGGGADLMAMVRATGARVVCLDTVSRFISGEENSADTWLSLYRCTLLPLKREGIASIRLDHFGKDKDRGARGNSAKTQDVDHVWELSAQGGGMLSLRRTHTRTGVGPGSFAMRREARQDGDNWIPGATRHVLYEPDGFGMDDPSGMAAVPGTVEYIVAHLDKHTVPEEWGSPRVIKACAELGIQARKSKIEEAVRIRKNRTPGDLPPHLPPSTFNQPPPNPGDPPPLSAGQTSPGEVGGRSGGGSPQGTSPRPPSKEGGGAEDRGTPTPLCLLCRTPLDPTRHAAGYDTHHPCP
- a CDS encoding WhiB family transcriptional regulator, translated to MTATPRALCATLLPTVGDLWFSTSPADREQAKAICSRCPLKATCAQAGFAEPTTRGVWGALDSGDRLAHRGQTGLPNPDDEGDDEGDDEGDDEGDDEVLALRRSCGTETSFKVHRQRGESCQRCETAHDARVLEQRRAALDAAHVAGGTEAGAQTHRVLGERPCPACLLASRREQARRDANRRSRRLGSMPSRRQATTRAPDTAARDAA